Proteins found in one Oryza glaberrima chromosome 4, OglaRS2, whole genome shotgun sequence genomic segment:
- the LOC127771329 gene encoding cation transporter HKT1;1 isoform X2: protein MWPIRRNYVAKPDARNVLKSKEINMYTFCIFTAVSSFANCGFTPLNSNMQPFRKNWVLLLLVIPQILAGNTLFSPLLRLCVWVLGKVSGKAEYAYILQHPGETGYKHLHVRRNSVYIVLSVTGLILLQVMFICSFEWNSESLEGMNWLQKLVGLLFQSVNTRQAGESILDISTLSPSTLLLFAVVMYLPSDASFLTANADNQPLTDKKTNLISRALWRNFTVNKLSCLAMFTFLACITERKSISSDPLNFNIFSIVFEIISAFGNVGYSLGYSCQKLLKPDATCKDASYGFVGRWTEEGKLIVILVMFLGRLKEFILK from the exons ATGTGGCCAATCAGAAGAAACTATGTCGCAAAACCAG ATGCAAGAAATGTACTGAAAAGTAAGGAGATCAATATGTATACCTTTTGCATCTTCACAGCAGTGTCCTCGTTCGCAAACTGTGGCTTCACGCCACTAAATAGTAACATGCAACCCTTCAGAAAGAACTGGGTCCTTTTGCTCCTAGTGATCCCGCAGATTCTAGCAGGCAACACCTTGTTTTCACCACTCTTGCGGCTATGCGTATGGGTTTTGGGGAAGGTCAGTGGAAAAGCAGAGTATGCTTACATCCTTCAGCATCCTGGGGAGACTGGCTACAAACATTTGCATGTGAGGAGAAATTCTGTTTACATTGTTCTGAGTGTTACTGGACTGATTCTACTGCAAGTAATGTTTATTTGCTCGTTTGAGTGGAACTCAGAGAGCTTAGAGGGAATGAATTGGTTACAGAAATTGGTAGGATTATTATTCCAGAGTGTTAATACAAGACAAGCCGGTGAATCTATCCTTGATATATCAACACTTTCTCCATCAACTCTGTTGCTATTTGCAGTCGTCAT GTACCTTCCTTCCGATGCTTCATTTCTCACTGCCAATGCTGATAACCAGCCCTTGACAGATAAAAAGACAAACTTGATTAGCAGAGCACTGTGGAGGAATTTTACCGTTAACAAGCTTTCTTGTTTAGCAATGTTCACATTCCTGGCATGCATAACAGAAAGGAAGTCAATTTCTTCTGATCCACTAAATTTCAACATCTTCAGCATAGTTTTTGAGATAATCAG CGCTTTCGGCAATGTAGGCTACTCACTAGGATACAGTTGCCAGAAGTTGTTGAAGCCTGATGCCACTTGCAAAGATGCTTCCTACGGGTTCGTCGGCAGGTGGACCGAGGAGGGTAAGCTGATAGTTATCCTGGTGATGTTCCTGGGGAGGCTCAAGGAGTTCATCCTGAAATGA
- the LOC127771329 gene encoding cation transporter HKT1;1 isoform X1, protein MHPPSLVLDTLKRIKLYIAMKLLLPNSEVLRIYWEKAQHLCGFLSMKLISRARCVASSVKQSYSFLVCKSNPLVVQLVYFVIISFAGFLALKNLKPQGKPGPKDLDLLFTSVSTLTVSSMATVEMEDLSDRQLWVLILLMLMGGEVFTSMLGLYFNNANANRNENSQRSLPSISLDIESNSPANNGDHKITECGQSEETMSQNQVQQNKSITYNPCAVLVRIVTGYFVATVISSSVIIIIYFWIDSDARNVLKSKEINMYTFCIFTAVSSFANCGFTPLNSNMQPFRKNWVLLLLVIPQILAGNTLFSPLLRLCVWVLGKVSGKAEYAYILQHPGETGYKHLHVRRNSVYIVLSVTGLILLQVMFICSFEWNSESLEGMNWLQKLVGLLFQSVNTRQAGESILDISTLSPSTLLLFAVVMYLPSDASFLTANADNQPLTDKKTNLISRALWRNFTVNKLSCLAMFTFLACITERKSISSDPLNFNIFSIVFEIISAFGNVGYSLGYSCQKLLKPDATCKDASYGFVGRWTEEGKLIVILVMFLGRLKEFILK, encoded by the exons ATGCATCCACCAAGTTTAGTGCTAGATACCTTGAAGCGTATCAAACTATACATAGCCATGAAGCTCCTGTTACCGAATTCAGAGGTGCTTCGGATCTATTGGGAGAAAGCTCAGCATCTCTGTGGGTTCCTGTCCATGAAGCTCATTTCCAGAGCCAGATGTGTGGCAAGTTCTGTCAAACAATCTTACAGTTTTCTGGTTTGCAAAAGTAACCCTTTGGTAGTTCAGCTCGTTTACTTTGTGATAATCTCATTTGCTGGTTTCCTTGCTCTGAAGAATCTCAAGCCCCAGGGTAAGCCAGGTCCAAAGGATTTGGACCTGTTGTTCACCTCTGTGTCTACACTTACTGTCTCGAGCATGGCAACAGTAGAGATGGAAGACTTATCTGACAGGCAACTCTGGGTTCTGATCCTTCTGATGCTAATGGGAGGAGAGGTGTTCACATCAATGCTAGGGCTCTACTTCAACAATGCCAATGCCAACAGAAATGAGAACAGCCAGAGAAGTTTACCTTCAATCAGCTTGGACATTGAATCCAACAGTCCTGCAAACAATGGGGATCACAAAATTACGGAATGTGGCCAATCAGAAGAAACTATGTCGCAAAACCAGGTACAGCAAAACAAAAGCATAACATATAATCCTTGCGCTGTGTTGGTTCGCATAGTGACAGGTTATTTCGTAGCTACTGTCATTTCCAGTTCTGTCATCATTATTATTTACTTTTGGATTGATTCAGATGCAAGAAATGTACTGAAAAGTAAGGAGATCAATATGTATACCTTTTGCATCTTCACAGCAGTGTCCTCGTTCGCAAACTGTGGCTTCACGCCACTAAATAGTAACATGCAACCCTTCAGAAAGAACTGGGTCCTTTTGCTCCTAGTGATCCCGCAGATTCTAGCAGGCAACACCTTGTTTTCACCACTCTTGCGGCTATGCGTATGGGTTTTGGGGAAGGTCAGTGGAAAAGCAGAGTATGCTTACATCCTTCAGCATCCTGGGGAGACTGGCTACAAACATTTGCATGTGAGGAGAAATTCTGTTTACATTGTTCTGAGTGTTACTGGACTGATTCTACTGCAAGTAATGTTTATTTGCTCGTTTGAGTGGAACTCAGAGAGCTTAGAGGGAATGAATTGGTTACAGAAATTGGTAGGATTATTATTCCAGAGTGTTAATACAAGACAAGCCGGTGAATCTATCCTTGATATATCAACACTTTCTCCATCAACTCTGTTGCTATTTGCAGTCGTCAT GTACCTTCCTTCCGATGCTTCATTTCTCACTGCCAATGCTGATAACCAGCCCTTGACAGATAAAAAGACAAACTTGATTAGCAGAGCACTGTGGAGGAATTTTACCGTTAACAAGCTTTCTTGTTTAGCAATGTTCACATTCCTGGCATGCATAACAGAAAGGAAGTCAATTTCTTCTGATCCACTAAATTTCAACATCTTCAGCATAGTTTTTGAGATAATCAG CGCTTTCGGCAATGTAGGCTACTCACTAGGATACAGTTGCCAGAAGTTGTTGAAGCCTGATGCCACTTGCAAAGATGCTTCCTACGGGTTCGTCGGCAGGTGGACCGAGGAGGGTAAGCTGATAGTTATCCTGGTGATGTTCCTGGGGAGGCTCAAGGAGTTCATCCTGAAATGA
- the LOC127771782 gene encoding probable cation transporter HKT1;4 isoform X1, producing the protein MPTSRRALAGGALSMHVAYFLAISCLGYGLLGVLKVREPGAAPRRIDRFFTAVSAATVSSMSTVEMEVFSNGQLVVLTVLMLLGGEVFVSLVGLASKWSKLRSDAMDRSRRVESHGDVALADIDGGDVENPTSSGEEAASRRRPMDADTLRHNAVRALFYIVLAIFAVVHVVGAVAVAAYVLASPGARRTLGDKSLNTWTFAVFTTVSTFSNCGFMPTNENMVVFKRDAPLQLLLVPQVLAGNTLFAPLLAACVWAAAAATRREELVEMAREGGRAAAAGYAHLMPARRCWMLAATVAAFVAVLMALVCGMEWGGALQGMSPWEKVVNALFLAVNARHTGESTVDLSILAPAILVLFVLMMYLPPYTTWFPFEENSTTKDSNAENQGIRLLESTLLSQLSYLTIFVIAICITERRKLKEDPLNFSVLSIVVEVVSAYGNVGFSMGYSCSRQINPDHLCTDKWTGFVGRWSDSGKLLLIFVMFFGRLKKFSMKGGKAWKLS; encoded by the exons ATGCCCACGTCGcggcgcgcgctcgccggcggcgcttTGTCCATGCACGTCGCCTACTTCCTCGCCATCTCCTGCCTCGGCTACGGCCTCCTCGGGGTGCTCAAGGTGCGGGAgcccggcgccgcgccgcgccgcatcGACCGCTTCTTCACCGCCGTGTCGGCCGCCACGGTGTCGAGCATGTCCACCGTCGAGATGGAGGTGTTCTCCAACGGCCAGCTCGTGGTGCTCACCGTCCTGATGCTCCTCGGCGGCGAGGTGTTCGTCTCGCTCGTGGGGCTCGCGTCCAAGTGGTCCAAGCTGCGGAGCGACGCCATGGACAGATCCCGGCGCGTCGAGAGCCACGGCGACGTCGCGCTCGCCgacatcgacggcggcgacgtcgagaaCCCGACGTCgtcgggagaggaggcggcgagccgACGCCGCCCGATGGACGCGGACACGCTGCGGCACAATGCGGTGCGCGCGCTGTTCTACATCGTGCTCGCCATCTTCGCGGTGGTGCACGTCGTCGGCGCCGTGGCCGTCGCGGCGTACGTGCTCGCGTCGCCGGGCGCGAGGCGGACGCTGGGGGACAAGTCGCTGAACACGTGGACGTTCGCGGTGTTCACGACGGTGTCGACGTTCTCCAACTGCGGGTTCATGCCGACGAACGAGAACATGGTGGTGTTCAAGCGGGACGCgccgctgcagctgctgctggtgccgCAGGTGCTGGCGGGGAACACGCTGTTCGCGCCGCTGCTGGCGGCGTGcgtgtgggcggcggcggcggcgacgcggcgggagGAGCTCGTGGAGATGGCGAGGGAGgggggcagggcggcggcggccgggtacGCGCACCTGAtgccggcgcggcggtgctggatgctggcggcgacggtggcggcgttcGTCGCCGTGCTGATGGCGCTGGTGTGCGGCATGGAGTGGGGCGGGGCGCTGCAGGGGATGAGCCCGTGGGAGAAGGTGGTGAACGCGCTGTTCCTCGCCGTGAACGCCCGGCACACCGGCGAGTCCACCGTCGACCTCTCCATCCTCGCGCCGGCCATCCTCGTGCTCTTCGTCCTCATGAT GTATCTACCTCCGTACACGACGTGGTTCCCATTTGAAGAGAATTCCACTACTAAGGATAGTAATGCAGAGAACCAGGGAATCAGACTGCTCGAGAGTACACTTTTATCACAACTCTCCTACCTGACCATCTTTGTCATTGCCATCTGCATCACCGAGAGAAGAAAGCTCAAAGAAGACCCCCTCAACTTCAGTGTGCTAAGCATTGTTGTCGAAGTTGTCAG TGCATATGGAAATGTGGGGTTCTCAATGGGCTACAGTTGCAGTAGACAGATCAATCCAGACCATCTCTGCACAGATAAATGGACTGGTTTCGTAGGGAGATGGAGCGACTCTGGCAAACTGTTACTCATTTTTGTGATGTTCTTTGGGAGGCTCAAGAAGTTCAGCATGAAAGGAGGCAAAGCCTGGAAACTTAGTTAG
- the LOC127771782 gene encoding probable cation transporter HKT1;4 isoform X2, whose product MPTSRRALAGGALSMHVAYFLAISCLGYGLLGVLKVREPGAAPRRIDRFFTAVSAATVSSMSTVEMEVFSNGQLVVLTVLMLLGGEVFVSLVGLASKWSKLRSDAMDRSRRVESHGDVALADIDGGDVENPTSSGEEAASRRRPMDADTLRHNAVRALFYIVLAIFAVVHVVGAVAVAAYVLASPGARRTLGDKSLNTWTFAVFTTVSTFSNCGFMPTNENMVVFKRDAPLQLLLVPQVLAGNTLFAPLLAACVWAAAAATRREELVEMAREGGRAAAAGYAHLMPARRCWMLAATVAAFVAVLMALVCGMEWGGALQGMSPWEKVVNALFLAVNARHTGESTVDLSILAPAILVLFVLMMYLPPYTTWFPFEENSTTKDSNAENQGIRLLESTLLSQLSYLTIFVIAICITERRKLKEDPLNFSVLSIVVEVVRQVRLNGFLPEKKNADQVN is encoded by the exons ATGCCCACGTCGcggcgcgcgctcgccggcggcgcttTGTCCATGCACGTCGCCTACTTCCTCGCCATCTCCTGCCTCGGCTACGGCCTCCTCGGGGTGCTCAAGGTGCGGGAgcccggcgccgcgccgcgccgcatcGACCGCTTCTTCACCGCCGTGTCGGCCGCCACGGTGTCGAGCATGTCCACCGTCGAGATGGAGGTGTTCTCCAACGGCCAGCTCGTGGTGCTCACCGTCCTGATGCTCCTCGGCGGCGAGGTGTTCGTCTCGCTCGTGGGGCTCGCGTCCAAGTGGTCCAAGCTGCGGAGCGACGCCATGGACAGATCCCGGCGCGTCGAGAGCCACGGCGACGTCGCGCTCGCCgacatcgacggcggcgacgtcgagaaCCCGACGTCgtcgggagaggaggcggcgagccgACGCCGCCCGATGGACGCGGACACGCTGCGGCACAATGCGGTGCGCGCGCTGTTCTACATCGTGCTCGCCATCTTCGCGGTGGTGCACGTCGTCGGCGCCGTGGCCGTCGCGGCGTACGTGCTCGCGTCGCCGGGCGCGAGGCGGACGCTGGGGGACAAGTCGCTGAACACGTGGACGTTCGCGGTGTTCACGACGGTGTCGACGTTCTCCAACTGCGGGTTCATGCCGACGAACGAGAACATGGTGGTGTTCAAGCGGGACGCgccgctgcagctgctgctggtgccgCAGGTGCTGGCGGGGAACACGCTGTTCGCGCCGCTGCTGGCGGCGTGcgtgtgggcggcggcggcggcgacgcggcgggagGAGCTCGTGGAGATGGCGAGGGAGgggggcagggcggcggcggccgggtacGCGCACCTGAtgccggcgcggcggtgctggatgctggcggcgacggtggcggcgttcGTCGCCGTGCTGATGGCGCTGGTGTGCGGCATGGAGTGGGGCGGGGCGCTGCAGGGGATGAGCCCGTGGGAGAAGGTGGTGAACGCGCTGTTCCTCGCCGTGAACGCCCGGCACACCGGCGAGTCCACCGTCGACCTCTCCATCCTCGCGCCGGCCATCCTCGTGCTCTTCGTCCTCATGAT GTATCTACCTCCGTACACGACGTGGTTCCCATTTGAAGAGAATTCCACTACTAAGGATAGTAATGCAGAGAACCAGGGAATCAGACTGCTCGAGAGTACACTTTTATCACAACTCTCCTACCTGACCATCTTTGTCATTGCCATCTGCATCACCGAGAGAAGAAAGCTCAAAGAAGACCCCCTCAACTTCAGTGTGCTAAGCATTGTTGTCGAAGTTGTCAGGCAAGTCAGACTAAATGGTTTCTtacctgagaaaaaaaatgcagaccAAGTAAATTAA